The genomic region AGGACGAGCGCAAGGTGGCCGAAGCGCTCCGCCAGGGGCTCGCGGGCGAGGGCTACGACGTTGTCGTCGAGACCTCCGGCGAGGCGGCGTTCTTCCGCCTGACGACGGACCGTTTCGACCTCATCCTGCTCGACCTGCGTCTGCCCGGCCGGGACGGCATCGAGGTCCTTTCGGCGGTACGGCGCCGCGGCCTGCAGACGCCGGTGGTGGTCCTGACGGCACGTGACACGCTGGAAGACCGCGTCGTTGGTCTCGACGCGGGCGCCGACGACTACGTCGTCAAGCCGTTCGCCTTCGCCGAGCTGCTCGCGCGCATTCGGGCGGTGGCCCGCCGGGGACGACCTGCCGAGGCCGAGCGATTGACCGTCGACACGCTGGTGATCGACTGCGCCGTCCACCGCGTGACCCGGGCCGGAAGGACGGTGGACTTGACGGCGAAGGAGTTCGACCTGCTGTTGCACCTGATGCGCCACGCGCGCCAGGTCGTGTCGCGCGACACCCTTGCCCGCGAGGTCTGGCGGGAGACCGCCCGCAGCACGACCCTCGACAACGTAATCGACGTGCACGTCTCGCGGCTGCGCCGGAAGATCGATGCGGATCAGCCGGTTCGTCTGATCCACACGGTACGGGGTGTCGGGTTCGTGCTGCGCGAGGCCGGGAACCCGTGACCTTTCCCTGGTTGCCGCGCACGCTGCGCGTCCGGCTCACCCTGTGGCACGTGGCCATGATGGTGGTGGTGCTGGCCATCTACGCGGCGGTCGTGCTGCTGATCGTCACCCGCAACGCGTCGCGGGCGCTGGATGGGTTGCTGCGCAGCGATTTCCGGTGGGCCGCGGGCATGGCCGAGCAGGGCCCCGACGGATCCCTCACCTGGTTCGAGGGGGATCCGTGGAGCGAGGAGAGTCCCTGGCTGCAGGTATGGACCCTCGACGGAGCGCTGATCTACCGCACGGCCGTCGCCCGCCGGCTCCCGGTGCCGGAGAGCGAGGCGCTGCTCGACCGCGCCGACGGCCGCATCGTCTCCGTCGCGAGC from Acidobacteriota bacterium harbors:
- a CDS encoding response regulator transcription factor, translated to MPSTASLPRPGIGLRPPSPARPLRVLVVEDERKVAEALRQGLAGEGYDVVVETSGEAAFFRLTTDRFDLILLDLRLPGRDGIEVLSAVRRRGLQTPVVVLTARDTLEDRVVGLDAGADDYVVKPFAFAELLARIRAVARRGRPAEAERLTVDTLVIDCAVHRVTRAGRTVDLTAKEFDLLLHLMRHARQVVSRDTLAREVWRETARSTTLDNVIDVHVSRLRRKIDADQPVRLIHTVRGVGFVLREAGNP